One segment of Rosa chinensis cultivar Old Blush chromosome 6, RchiOBHm-V2, whole genome shotgun sequence DNA contains the following:
- the LOC112169635 gene encoding uncharacterized protein LOC112169635 isoform X2: MAPRGRPRKRGNPHLDAALKAMAALTFPEKLVRDTVDELLEVYGGDDGWGFIKDASYSVLIDTLLERQKDGTEKWIASPQDHARSEHDTEASAALPSSSRVSSPTCTPMEVLQPQTNQPLNSAPLTQMPVVLQILRIVFHPRGVDHITVG; encoded by the exons ATGGCTCCAAGAGGTCGGCCCAGAAAG AGGGGTAATCCTCATTTGGATGCAGCTCTTAAGGCTATGGCTGCCCTTACTTTTCCAGAGAAACTAGTCCGTGATACAGTGGATGAGTTACTTGAA GTTTATGGAGGAGATGATGGATGGGGCTTTATTAAAGACGCTTCTTATTCTGTCCTTATCGATACTCTTCTCGAAAGACAAAAAGATGGTACTGAAAAGTGG ATTGCTTCTCCACAAGATCATGCAAGAAGTGAACATGATACTGAAGCTTCAGCTGCTCTGCCTTCCTCAAGCAGGGTTAGTTCACCTACCTGCACACCAATGGAGGTTTTGCAGCCACAGACTAATCAACCTCTGAACTCTGCACCACTGACTCAAATGCCAG TTGTTTTGCAGATTCTAAGGATTGTCTTCCATCCAAGAGGCGTAGACCATATCACGGTTGGATAG
- the LOC112169635 gene encoding uncharacterized protein LOC112169635 isoform X1 — translation MAPRGRPRKRGNPHLDAALKAMAALTFPEKLVRDTVDELLEVYGGDDGWGFIKDASYSVLIDTLLERQKDGTEKWIASPQDHARSEHDTEASAALPSSSRVSSPTCTPMEVLQPQTNQPLNSAPLTQMPDSKDCLPSKRRRPYHGWIGNDDEDLVIVELTPAPLLQGLKLLYCVMGSESARQGGNM, via the exons ATGGCTCCAAGAGGTCGGCCCAGAAAG AGGGGTAATCCTCATTTGGATGCAGCTCTTAAGGCTATGGCTGCCCTTACTTTTCCAGAGAAACTAGTCCGTGATACAGTGGATGAGTTACTTGAA GTTTATGGAGGAGATGATGGATGGGGCTTTATTAAAGACGCTTCTTATTCTGTCCTTATCGATACTCTTCTCGAAAGACAAAAAGATGGTACTGAAAAGTGG ATTGCTTCTCCACAAGATCATGCAAGAAGTGAACATGATACTGAAGCTTCAGCTGCTCTGCCTTCCTCAAGCAGGGTTAGTTCACCTACCTGCACACCAATGGAGGTTTTGCAGCCACAGACTAATCAACCTCTGAACTCTGCACCACTGACTCAAATGCCAG ATTCTAAGGATTGTCTTCCATCCAAGAGGCGTAGACCATATCACGGTTGGATAGGCAATGATGATGAGGATCTTGTTATTGTGGAACTCACTCCAGCTCCATTGCTACAAGGGCTGAAACTTCTTTATTGTGTAATGGGAAGTGAATCTGCAAGACAAGGTGGAAATATGTGA